GCAATCGCCAAGTCGATGAGGCCGCCTCGACTCAGCAATACGAGCGGCGCAGCGCGATCGATTCGCTCAAACGAGCGTCGCTTTTTCTTCGCCTCCGCGATGACTCCACGTGAATTGCCGCTCACACGCGACAGATTACTTCGTAGATCGACTCCGACTCACGGTATCATCGATTCTGTGCACCACCTGCACCAACTCTGGATCAGGATTGCTTCCAGCCTGTGGTTTGTGCCGTTGGTTCTGGTCTTCGGCGCGATCGCGCTGGCACTCGCCCTGATCCTCATCGATGTCTCGATCGGAACGGATTGGGTTCGAGAAAACTCATTGATCTTCGGCGTTGGGGCCGCCGGTGCGCGCGGCATGCTTTCCGCTATCGCCGCGTCGATGATGACGGTCGCAAGTCTTTCGTTCTCGCTCACCATTACCACGCTCGCGACCGCTTCCTCTCAATACACGTCGCGCCTGATCCGCAATTTCATGCGAGATCGGCTCAATCAGTTCGTGCTCGGCTACTTTGTGGGCCTCTTCGCGTATTGCCTCATTGTGCTGCGCACGGTTCTCAGCAGAGACGAGGGTGACTTTGTTCCTCCTCTCGCCGTGTTTGGCGGCCTCGTCCTGGCCCTTGCCAGCATCGGCGTCCTCATCTTCTTTATTCATCACATCGCCAGATCGATTCAAGTTAGCACCATTCTTTCGAGCGTCACCGCCGAAACTCTCACCGCCGTAGGTCATCTTTTCCCGGACGAACTCGGCGCTCCGATTTCCGCTTACGACACTGCGGCGGTCGCTCCGCCGCCAAACGCGACGGCATGGCATCCTGTTCTCGCCGAGCGCTTCGGTTATGTGCAGTCGCTGAATTCCCCTGGACTGCTCGCGATCGCCAGAGAGTTCGACTGCATCATCCGCATG
The DNA window shown above is from Phycisphaeraceae bacterium and carries:
- a CDS encoding DUF2254 domain-containing protein, with amino-acid sequence MHHLHQLWIRIASSLWFVPLVLVFGAIALALALILIDVSIGTDWVRENSLIFGVGAAGARGMLSAIAASMMTVASLSFSLTITTLATASSQYTSRLIRNFMRDRLNQFVLGYFVGLFAYCLIVLRTVLSRDEGDFVPPLAVFGGLVLALASIGVLIFFIHHIARSIQVSTILSSVTAETLTAVGHLFPDELGAPISAYDTAAVAPPPNATAWHPVLAERFGYVQSLNSPGLLAIAREFDCIIRMTADIGEFVTPAGTLCEIGLASLPDGESHARIRALFEIDSTRTIEQDAAFGIRQIVDIALKALSPGVNDTTTAVMCVHHLGVILEALGDRDIPDRLRTEDGVVRVLASGRSFDALAGQCLDQIRRCSTGNPAVMCALLNAVSAAGRRTSDPARRRTLSRHVGSIASLAQASLSWDEDLGPVRSLASRTAEELDAPVPYHAQARLVRPADRV